One window of Acidimicrobiales bacterium genomic DNA carries:
- a CDS encoding LysR family transcriptional regulator substrate-binding protein, whose product HPKLHLVVVDGISTALEPQLATGQLDLAVVNPPAPTADLSFAPLFEEDLVLVVRANDPLAKRGPLELAELAGLDLLLPLPGTSFRDELDQAVRPRGITLTPRAELDGVRLIASLTFDGHGPAILPATAVPEYLRRQWRLVQVRGIPRRRIGVAQRSRGLPSAPARALLSILHDVVTDRGATPDELHVVPELLAGRLGLAPRPDRPAGGSDQGRGVTGVEGRSRPSPSRRGR is encoded by the coding sequence ACACCCCAAGCTGCACCTGGTCGTGGTGGATGGCATCTCCACCGCATTGGAGCCCCAGCTGGCCACGGGTCAGCTGGACCTGGCCGTGGTCAACCCTCCCGCCCCGACGGCCGACCTCAGCTTCGCCCCGCTGTTCGAGGAGGATCTGGTGCTCGTCGTCCGGGCCAACGATCCCCTGGCCAAGCGGGGACCGCTTGAGCTGGCCGAGCTCGCGGGGCTCGACCTGTTGCTGCCCTTGCCGGGGACATCGTTCAGGGACGAGTTGGACCAGGCCGTCCGACCTCGGGGGATCACGCTCACCCCACGGGCGGAGCTCGATGGGGTACGGCTGATCGCCTCGCTCACCTTCGACGGGCACGGCCCGGCCATCCTCCCTGCCACCGCCGTGCCCGAGTACCTCCGGCGGCAGTGGCGGCTCGTCCAGGTGCGGGGGATCCCCCGGCGCCGGATCGGCGTCGCCCAGCGGTCTCGGGGCCTGCCGTCGGCCCCGGCGCGCGCATTGCTGTCGATCCTGCACGACGTGGTGACCGACCGGGGTGCCACGCCTGACGAGCTGCACGTGGTGCCCGAGTTGCTCGCCGGACGGTTAGGGTTGGCACCTCGACCCGACCGCCCCGCCGGTGGGTCCGATCAGGGAAGAGGGGTGACGG